From the Flavobacteriales bacterium genome, one window contains:
- the aroB gene encoding 3-dehydroquinate synthase, protein MKVVHSSTYNITIGKGSLQTIEHSRYSAIAILVDEHTKAHCLDIFLEESQINPKLIIEISSGEEHKNISSCEHIWQQLTKAQFDRKSLLINLGGGVIGDMGGFAASCYKRGIDFIQVPTTLLAMVDASVGGKLGIDLENFKNQIGLFKSPKGVYIFPKFLHTLSQRQIVSGYAEIVKHALIADKNYWQLLMKTTIEKINWEENIHHSITLKNDIVESDPFEENKRKILNFGHTLGHAIESYYLKIEKDILHGEAIALGMYLETELSPLHSERKKEIQDYLKSNFNLVECPSLNQLLPFLKNDKKNEHDNINFSLLDDIGSCSYNNEFSIEEIQAIF, encoded by the coding sequence ATGAAAGTAGTTCATAGCTCAACATATAATATAACAATTGGCAAAGGTAGTCTACAAACTATCGAACACTCAAGGTATTCGGCTATTGCCATTTTAGTGGATGAACATACTAAAGCGCATTGCTTAGATATCTTTCTCGAAGAAAGTCAAATCAATCCTAAGCTAATTATTGAAATATCTTCAGGCGAAGAACACAAAAACATTTCTAGCTGCGAACACATTTGGCAACAACTGACCAAAGCTCAATTTGACAGAAAGTCACTTCTCATCAACTTAGGCGGTGGCGTCATAGGAGATATGGGTGGATTTGCTGCCTCTTGCTACAAAAGGGGTATAGATTTCATTCAGGTACCCACCACCCTACTAGCTATGGTAGATGCTTCAGTCGGTGGAAAGCTAGGTATAGATTTAGAAAATTTTAAAAATCAAATCGGATTATTTAAATCTCCAAAAGGAGTATATATTTTCCCAAAGTTTTTACACACACTAAGCCAAAGGCAAATTGTATCAGGATATGCTGAAATCGTAAAACATGCTCTAATTGCTGACAAAAACTATTGGCAATTGTTAATGAAAACAACAATTGAAAAGATAAATTGGGAGGAAAATATACATCATTCTATCACTTTAAAAAATGATATCGTTGAATCCGACCCATTTGAAGAAAACAAACGTAAAATTTTGAATTTTGGACATACCCTAGGACATGCTATAGAAAGTTATTACCTCAAGATAGAAAAGGATATTCTACATGGTGAGGCTATTGCTTTAGGCATGTATTTAGAAACTGAGCTATCACCACTCCATAGCGAGAGGAAAAAAGAAATTCAAGACTATTTGAAGTCCAACTTCAATTTAGTGGAATGTCCATCCTTAAACCAACTCCTACCCTTTCTCAAAAACGATAAAAAAAATGAACACGATAACATTAATTTCTCGCTGCTCGATGATATAGGTTCTTGTAGCTACAACAATGAATTTAGTATAGAGGAAATACAGGCTATTTTTTAA
- a CDS encoding alkaline phosphatase family protein, with protein MKKIILVLCVMLWGISQAQEKPKLVVGIVVDQMRYDYVYRFWNQFGNNGFKKLVNEGYFLRNTHYNYTPTYTGPGHASIFTGTTPSVHGIIGNNWYNKADGLSVYCAGDGNSTTVCDCDNHIDVESTAGKMSPHRMLTTTFSDELKLFSPLSKVFGISIKDRGAILPAGHSANGAFWMGKSGEWISSSYYYEQLPEWLIEFQQKKPATSYFKGAWKGRGFGYPMDSLLASNGPASVKSTPQGNTYLKDLAIELIKSEELGKDNITDVLTLSFSSTDYIGHQFGPHAQELVDTYIQLDKDIAEILKHINSTVGQENTLIFLTADHGVVSVPNELKARKIPAGYFNASNLTTELNNHLSKRYGNNTWVLKYSNQQFFLNRKLIEEQKLSHQEVQQLAADYLIGVEGVQYTFTAHQLHHNEYQNSFYSLIQKGFNQKRSGDVVIALNSGWIEWNSPTGTTHGSCFSYDTHVPLLFWGKGIQQGVSDEYISICDIAPTVSTLLGISFPNGCTGQPIRSITE; from the coding sequence GTGAAAAAAATCATATTAGTATTGTGTGTTATGCTTTGGGGCATTTCTCAAGCTCAAGAAAAACCCAAACTTGTAGTAGGTATAGTAGTCGACCAAATGCGCTATGATTACGTTTACCGTTTTTGGAATCAATTTGGAAATAATGGCTTTAAAAAATTGGTAAATGAAGGTTATTTCTTAAGAAATACTCACTACAATTATACCCCAACCTACACAGGTCCAGGACACGCTAGTATATTTACAGGCACTACTCCTTCTGTACATGGGATTATTGGAAATAATTGGTACAATAAAGCTGACGGTTTATCGGTATATTGTGCTGGAGATGGCAATTCAACTACTGTCTGCGATTGTGATAATCACATCGATGTAGAATCTACAGCGGGTAAAATGTCACCTCATCGTATGCTTACCACCACTTTTTCAGACGAATTAAAATTGTTTTCCCCACTATCCAAAGTATTCGGTATTTCGATAAAAGATAGAGGAGCAATACTACCCGCAGGACATAGTGCTAATGGTGCCTTTTGGATGGGTAAAAGTGGAGAATGGATATCTAGCTCTTACTATTATGAGCAACTTCCCGAATGGCTAATAGAATTTCAACAAAAGAAACCCGCTACTAGCTATTTTAAAGGGGCTTGGAAAGGTCGTGGGTTTGGCTACCCTATGGATAGCCTACTAGCAAGTAATGGTCCAGCATCTGTAAAAAGTACTCCTCAAGGCAATACCTACCTCAAAGACTTAGCTATTGAGTTAATTAAATCAGAAGAATTAGGAAAGGATAATATTACAGATGTATTGACGCTAAGCTTTTCATCGACTGATTACATTGGTCATCAATTTGGACCACATGCTCAAGAATTAGTCGACACATACATTCAACTAGACAAGGATATTGCAGAAATATTAAAACACATAAACTCTACAGTAGGGCAAGAAAATACTTTGATATTTCTAACCGCAGACCATGGCGTAGTTAGTGTACCTAATGAATTGAAAGCTAGAAAAATACCTGCTGGTTATTTTAATGCTTCAAACTTAACCACTGAACTGAATAACCATTTGTCAAAAAGATATGGAAACAATACGTGGGTTTTAAAATATTCTAATCAACAGTTTTTTCTAAATCGTAAGCTAATAGAAGAACAAAAACTTAGTCATCAAGAAGTACAACAACTAGCGGCTGATTATTTGATTGGTGTAGAGGGCGTACAGTACACCTTCACCGCACATCAACTGCATCACAACGAATATCAAAATAGCTTTTATTCACTTATTCAAAAAGGCTTTAACCAAAAGCGTTCTGGCGATGTCGTTATTGCTCTAAATTCAGGATGGATAGAATGGAATTCACCAACAGGAACAACACATGGCTCATGCTTCAGCTACGATACGCATGTTCCTTTGTTATTTTGGGGCAAAGGCATTCAACAGGGTGTTTCTGACGAATACATTTCTATCTGTGACATAGCACCTACTGTCAGTACTTTATTAGGAATTTCTTTCCCTAACGGTTGTACAGGTCAACCCATCAGAAGTATTACCGAATGA